The Equus asinus isolate D_3611 breed Donkey chromosome 22, EquAss-T2T_v2, whole genome shotgun sequence genome has a segment encoding these proteins:
- the CAPZA3 gene encoding F-actin-capping protein subunit alpha-3 has translation MSLKILSRKEKERVVRRLLIQAPPGEFLNAFDDLCLLVRDEKLMHYQGECAGHQHCQKYSVPLFIDGNPVLLSHHNVVGDYRFFDYQSKLSFRFNLLQNQLKDIQSHGIFRNETEYLRNVVLCALKLYVHEHYPQGNCNVLRKTVKSKEFLIACIENHNYGTDCWNGLWQSKWIFQIHPFLTQVTGRIFVQAHFFQYVNLHIVISKDLKESLEIVNQAQLAIHFSRLVEEQESKFQAAVSEELQELSNDVLRKILRRDLPVTRTLIDWQRILSDLNLVMYPELGYVIYSKSVLCNCII, from the coding sequence ATGTCACTTAAGATTCTgagtaggaaagagaaagaaagagtagtTCGCAGACTGTTAATACAGGCTCCTCCAGGGGAATTTTTAAATGCCTTTGATGATCTCTGTCTGCTTGTCCGTGATGAAAAACTTATGCACTATCAAGGTGAGTGTGCAGGCCACCAGCACTGCCAAAAATATTCTGTACCACTCTTCATCGATGGAAATCCAGTCCTCTTGTCTCATCACAATGTAGTGGGCGACTACCGATTTTTTGACTATCAAAGCAAACTTTCTTTCAGATTCAATCTGCTTcaaaaccagttaaaagacaTCCAAAGTCATGGTATCTTTCGGAATGAGACGGAATACCTGAGAAATGTTGTCCTGTGCGCCTTAAAGCTGTATGTGCATGAGCACTATCCACAAGGAAATTGCAACGTGCTGAGAAAAACTGTGAAAAGTAAGGAGTTCTTGATAGCTTGCATTGAGAATCACAATTATGGAACAGATTGCTGGAATGGCCTTTGGCAATCTAAGTGGATTTTCCAGATACATCCATTTCTAACCCAAGTGACAGGAAGAATTTTTGTGCAAGCTCACTTCTTCCAGTATGTCAACTTACATATTGTCATCTCCAAGGACCTGAAAGAAAGCTTGGAAATAGTTAACCAAGCTCAACTGGCTATACATTTTTCAAGGCTTGTGGAAGAGCAAGAAAGTAAATTTCAAGCTGCAGTATCTGAAGAATTACAGGAGCTATCGAATGACGTCCTGAGAAAAATTCTACGAAGAGATCTTCCAGTGACCCGCACTCTTATCGACTGGCAGCGGATACTCTCTGACTTGAATCTGGTGATGTATCCTGAACTAGGATATGTCATTTATTCAAAAAGTGTGTTATGCAACTGCATAATATAA